DNA from Egicoccus sp. AB-alg2:
GAACAGCAGCCGGTAGGGCACGGAGAACTCGAGGTGCTCGGTGATGAGCACGGCCTCCAGCGGCGCGCCGTCGGGGGTCTCGCGTCGGCTGACCACGCCGACGACGTCCACCACGGGCACCCCTTCGGCCTTGAGGTGGCGCAGGAACCGCCATTCGCGGTCGGCGAAGCGGCGCGGCAGTTCCTTCAGGTGGTACAGGCGGTCCTCGTACTTGACCGTGCGCACGACGTGACGGTGGATGCCCATGGGCATCTCGACCAGGCGCGGCGACTCCCATTCGGCCAGCGGCTGGTTCCAGGGCAGGTCGAGGAAGTCCGGGTGGCCGGTCCGTGCGGTGAGCTGGAAACGCAACGGTACGGCGCTTTCTGGCGGCGGATGGGTGCGGGTTTCGGCAGGGCCGGGCCGCAGGACGCAACCGCCCCGCGGTCTGGCCGAGCGACAGTTCTACCCCTTCACCGACCCCGCCGTCAGCCCGCGGACGAAGTAGCGCTGCAGCGCGAAGAACACGATCATCGGCACGGTCATGGTGATGAACGCGCCGGCCGTCAGCAGGTGCCACGCCTGACCCTGCTCGCCGATGAGGCTGGCGAGGTTCAGCGTGACGACCTCGACCTCCTCACGACCGCCGAGGAACACCAGTGCGACCAGCAGGTCGTTCCAGACCCACAGGAACTGGAAGATCGCGTAGGCGGCCAGCACCGGCACGGACAGCGGCACCATCAGCCGCCAGAACACCTGGTAGTGGCCGGCACCGTCGACCCGGGCCGACTCGACCACCTCGGCGGGCAGCGAGCCGAGGTAGTTGCGGAACAGGTAGACGGCCAGCGGCATGCCGAAGCCGGCATGGGCCAGCCACACGGCCAGGAACGTGCCGTTCCAGCCCAACTGCCCGTAGACCTGCAGCAGCGGGATGAACGCGACCTGCAGCGGCACGACCAGCAGGCCGACGAAGATCACGAACAGGACCTCGCGGCCGCGGAACTCCATCCAGGAGAACGCGTAGGCGGCGAACGCGGCCGCGGCGATGGGGATGACCGTCGCGGGAATGGCGACCACGAGGCTGTTCAGGAAGGCGTTGGCCATCCCGTTGCCGAACAGCACCTCGGAGTAGTTCTCCAGCGTCCACTGGGTGAAGTCGAGCGGGTTGGCGAAGACCGTCCACCACCCGGTCGAGGTGACCGCGTCCTCGGTGCGGAACGACGAGATCAGCAGTCCGATGGTCGGGACCGTCCACAGCAGCACGATCGCCAGCAGGGCGACCCGTGCGAGCGGTGACGAGTGGCGCTGCTCGTCGGCACCGTGGACGACACCGGCCTCGGCCTTCTCCTGCTCGTCGACGTCGGGCGCCGGCGTGGCGTGCACCTGGCTCATCGCTGCACCTCCGGGACGAGCGGTCCGGGCCCGCTGCGTGACTGGTTGCTCAACGCATCGCCTCCTGCTCGCGGAAGCGACGGATGTTGATGATCATGAACGGCACGGTGACCACGATCAGGAAGACGACCAGCACGGCGGCCTGCCCGAACTGACCGAAGTTGAACATCGTGCGGATGAAGAGGTTGGCGATGACGTCGGTGCCGTAGTTGCCGTCCGTCATGACGTAGACGATGTCGAAGATCTTCAGCACCAGGATCAGGATCGTGGTGGCGACGACGACGATCGTCGAGCGGATCTGCGGCACGATGACGCGCCAGAAGATCGCGATCTCGCTGGCGCCGTCGACCCGGGCCGCCTCGATGGTGTCGACCGGCACGTTCTTGATGGCGGCCGACAGCAGCACCATGGCGAACCCGGTCTGCAGCCAGATCATGATCGCCATCAGCGCGAAGTCGTTGATGGCGAAGTTCTGCAGCCAGCCGACCGGCTCGTTGCCGAACGCCGTCCAGATCGCGTTCAGCAGGCCGATCTGCGGCGTGCCGGGCGTACGCCAGGCGTAGATGAAGCCCCAGATCGTGCTGGCGCCGACGAAGCTGATCGCCATGGGCAGGAAGATCAGCGACTTGGAGATCTTCTCCCACGTCTCGCTCATGCGGTCGGCGAGCACGGCCACGACCAGCCCGATCGCCACCGACACCGCCGGCACGATCAGGATCCAGAGCAGGTTGTTCCAGATGGCCGTACGGACCTGCGGGTCGGTGACCAGGTACTCGTAGTTGGCCAGTCCGACGAACTCCTGCGACGCCGGGCCGAGGAAGCTGCGCCGGAACGTGTCCACCGCCGGGAC
Protein-coding regions in this window:
- a CDS encoding carbohydrate ABC transporter permease, with product MSQVHATPAPDVDEQEKAEAGVVHGADEQRHSSPLARVALLAIVLLWTVPTIGLLISSFRTEDAVTSTGWWTVFANPLDFTQWTLENYSEVLFGNGMANAFLNSLVVAIPATVIPIAAAAFAAYAFSWMEFRGREVLFVIFVGLLVVPLQVAFIPLLQVYGQLGWNGTFLAVWLAHAGFGMPLAVYLFRNYLGSLPAEVVESARVDGAGHYQVFWRLMVPLSVPVLAAYAIFQFLWVWNDLLVALVFLGGREEVEVVTLNLASLIGEQGQAWHLLTAGAFITMTVPMIVFFALQRYFVRGLTAGSVKG
- a CDS encoding carbohydrate ABC transporter permease encodes the protein MTQLLTAFTAIALGVGGVLVLFWGLNVAVDRTNEKTQDKLRPWVFIGPAMLVVTLFLLVPAVDTFRRSFLGPASQEFVGLANYEYLVTDPQVRTAIWNNLLWILIVPAVSVAIGLVVAVLADRMSETWEKISKSLIFLPMAISFVGASTIWGFIYAWRTPGTPQIGLLNAIWTAFGNEPVGWLQNFAINDFALMAIMIWLQTGFAMVLLSAAIKNVPVDTIEAARVDGASEIAIFWRVIVPQIRSTIVVVATTILILVLKIFDIVYVMTDGNYGTDVIANLFIRTMFNFGQFGQAAVLVVFLIVVTVPFMIINIRRFREQEAMR